One segment of bacterium BMS3Abin08 DNA contains the following:
- a CDS encoding chromosomal replication initiation protein: MNRRENGPADDILKGREREARKAAVYLTKKHTEVTNREIGKWFGGVSYSAVSKVMERTEQEMEANGNMRRRINRMNKKLSQVKG, from the coding sequence ATGAACCGGAGGGAGAATGGCCCGGCCGATGATATCCTGAAGGGCAGGGAGAGAGAGGCCCGGAAGGCAGCCGTATACCTGACAAAGAAGCACACGGAGGTGACGAACCGGGAAATCGGAAAGTGGTTCGGAGGGGTGAGCTACTCGGCTGTGTCGAAGGTAATGGAAAGGACCGAGCAGGAAATGGAAGCGAATGGGAACATGAGGAGACGCATCAACCGCATGAACAAGAAATTGTCACAGGTCAAGGGCTGA